In the genome of Thermodesulfobium sp. 4217-1, one region contains:
- a CDS encoding nucleotidyltransferase domain-containing protein, which translates to MEKLNRVDKVGKVAIEESIRNLLLKREDISFAYLHGSFVKEDYFHDIDIAVYLEKVPDSILEYELQLEAELALSIGKYIFDVRVLNSAPLSFKYNVIKNGVILLAKDDDKRCDFQETTITNYCDFLPYRKAYMKENIGIEI; encoded by the coding sequence GTGGAAAAACTTAACAGAGTAGATAAAGTTGGCAAAGTTGCTATTGAGGAGTCTATAAGAAACCTGCTTTTAAAGCGTGAAGATATTTCTTTTGCCTATCTTCATGGTTCTTTTGTTAAAGAAGATTACTTTCACGATATAGACATAGCAGTTTATCTGGAAAAGGTGCCAGATTCTATCTTAGAGTATGAGCTTCAATTAGAAGCAGAGTTAGCTCTATCTATTGGTAAATATATATTTGACGTAAGGGTTTTAAATAGTGCGCCGCTTTCTTTCAAATACAATGTAATAAAAAATGGCGTTATCCTTTTGGCAAAAGATGATGATAAAAGATGTGATTTTCAAGAAACAACTATCACTAATTACTGTGATTTTTTGCCATATAGAAAAGCGTATATGAAGGAAAATATTGGCATTGAAATTTGA